TTGGCCCGATGAAGTTTTGCTAAGAGGAAATAAGAATGGAAATACGACATTTGCCGAATCAAGATGCATATCAAAGGATGACAACGGAGGAACTTCGTCGTTCTTTTGTTGCCGATCAGCTCTTCGCAAGCGGTACAATAACGACAATCTATACTGATGCTGACCGGGCGATAATCGGGGGCACTGTTCCTACTGTTCAACCGGTGCAGTTACTTGCAACAAAGAAGGAACTTGCGGCAGAGTACTTTACCGAGCGGCGTGAGATTGGCGTCGTGAACATCGGCGGGGAGGGAGTTGTTCGAATTGACGATACGCGCCATACACTCATGCTGAAAGATATGCTCTACATTGGCCGCGGAATAAAGCAGATTGAGTTCTCAAGCGTGAACGCGAAGGAGCCCGCTGCGTTCTTCTTCATATCTTTCCCTGCTCATGCTGCATACCCGACAACCATGATCCGGGCTGCATCCGCAGAGAAAGTCAATCTCGGATCACCGGAACAGGCCAACAAGCGAACGATTGCCAAGTACATTCATCCCGGCGGAGCGAAGAGCTGCCAACTGGTGATGGGACTGACCGATCTCGAACCGGGAAGCGTGTGGAACACAATGCCTCCGCATACCCATTTGCGACGGATGGAAGTATATCTCTATTTCGGGCTCGACCCGGATTCACTTGTAGTTCATCTGATGGGTCAACCCGATCACTCGCGCAGCGTGATTCTCAGAAACCGGCAGGCGGTCATCTCCCCCGTCTGGTCAATTCACTGCGGAGCGGGGACTCGCAATTATTCCTTCATCTGGGCAATGGGGGGAGAGAATCAGGAGTTCACCGACATGGATCCGGTCGGTATGCGGGAATTGCTCTGACGTTTCAACACTTTGACAAGAAAGCACATTTATGAACATAGAAAAATATTCACTTGGTGTCGGCGATAGATTCGGGTTTGAAGGCGCTGCTCAGTTAAGAGCGTTGCAGAAGGCGCAGGCGTTCGGCATCAACATTGTTCCGGTGTGGAACAAATCGAATCGAGAACACAATATCATCGGCACCGTTCCCGAAGATACGCGCAACGCTGCGGATGCAGCCGTGAAAGCATGCAACTGGAAATCATCCTATTACGTGGATGCCGATCATATCGGGCTCGCAACAGTTGACCGGTTCATTCCTTCCTGCAACTTCTTCACGATCGATGTCGCCGACTATATCGGAAATCAGACACGTTCGGAAAACGTTTCGGAGTTCGTGAAGGATTTGACACGATTTGTCGGGACACTTGAAATTCCCGGTATCAAACAACCTGCCGCAGTCACAGCCGACGCTGTGATGGATATTGCACGCAAATATCTCTATGCCGTTGAAGAAGCGGGAAAAGTGTACCGCCACATTGCGGAACGGAAAGGTGCCGACAATTTTGTCGCCGAGGTGTCGTTCGACGAAGCGAATCACCCTCAGACTCCGGCCGAGTTGTTTTTCATTCTTGCGGCAATTGCCCGCGAAGGAATCCGGATTCAGACTATAGCTCCAAAATTCTCAGGTGCATTTCTGAAGGGAATTGACTATGTCGGCAATGTAGGGTGTTTTGCACAGGAGTTCGAGGATGATCTTGCCGTTGTGGCGCATGCTGTCAACGTATTTCACCTTCCCTCCAATCTGAAACTCAGCGTGCATTCGGGCAGCGACAAGTTCTCGCTGTACCCGGTTATGTACAACGCGATGAAGAAATTCAACAGCGGCATTCACCTGAAAACAGCAGGCACGACCTGGCTCGAAGAACTCATCGGCCTTGCGGCTTCGGGCGGAGATGGATTGAAAGCCGCGAAGGAGATCTATGTGGAGGCAATGAAACGATACGACGAATTATGCAAGCCGTATCTCCCGGTGATTGACATCAAGAAGGAAATGCTGCCCTCTCCGCAGCACGTTGCCTCGTGGAGTGCGGATGAATTCGTAGCGGCCTTGCAGCACAACCAGTCCGCGCAGGCATACAACCTGTACCTCAGGCAACTTCTGCATGTCAGTTTCAAAGTTGCTGCCGAGATGAACGGAAGATTCGTATCATTGCTCGCAGAATGCAGGACGGCAATTGAATCGAATGTCACCTACAATCTGTTCTCACGGCATATCGAGCCGTTGTTTTTGGGACGTTCTAGTTCTAATGGCGGCTCTCATGACTAATGCTTTGACACGAGTCGGTATTGTCGTTCTTTCGTTCATCTGTTTTGCGTCGTGTCGTGAAGCGGATGACGTTCAAGTTCTGAAGCTTGCGCACGGGCTTGACCGGACTCACCCTGTTCATGTTTCAATGGAATACATGGCCAAGCTTGTGTCCGAACGTTCAAGCGGAAAGATGAAAATCGATATCTATCCAAGCGGCCAACTCGGCACGGAGCGCGAGTGCATCGAACTCGTCCAAATCGGGAGTCTTGCCATGACGAAGGTGTCGTCGAGTGTCATGGAGGGATTCGCCCCGGCGTTCAAAGTGTACAGCCTGCCGTATCTGTTTCGCGATGAGGAACATCGCTTCATGGTTCTTGACGGCGAAATAGGCCAACGTTTGTTGACTGAAACCGAGCGTTTTCGGGTGAGGGGGCTTGTCTATCTCGATGCAGGAAGCAGAAGCTTTTACATGAAAGACAAGCCCATTATGACGCCGGACGATCTTGGAGGTAAAAAGATTCGCGTCCAGGAAAGCACGACATCCATCAGAATGATTCAAGCCCTGGGCGGTTCGGCAACGCCGATTGCATGGGGCGAGCTCTACACTGCGTTGCAGCAAGGAGTGGTTGACGGAGCGGAGAATAATCCCCCCAGCTTCTATCTATCACGTCACTACGAAGTATGCAAGTATTACAGTTTGAACGAACACACCGCCGTCCCTGACGTGATTATTATCAGTACGGTGGTATGGAATTCACTTGCAAAGGAAGAACAGGAATTACTTCAAAAAGCAGCACACGACGCCGAGGAATTACAGAAGAAAATCTGGAAAGAAGCATCTGATGACGCATTGCAGAAGGTGAAGGAGGCGGGTGTGCAGGTGTCGTATCCCGACCGCTCGGTGTTTGCCGACAAGGTTGCGCCCATGTACGAGCAATACAAAAGCGACCCGCAAGTGTATGAACTTCTCCAACAGATCAAGAACCTCAAATGAAACTCTCGCTTCTCCGATCTAAAGTTGACAAGATAGTGGAGTGGTCACTTATCGTCATTGTCGCCGTCATGACGCTCAATGTGTTGTGGCAGGTATTTACGCGGTTTGTGCTTCAAACACCGAGCTCGTACACTGAAGAGTTGGCGCGCTACCTTCTCGTCTGGCTCGGTTTGCTGGGTGGCGCATATGCCGTCGGCAGAAAAGCTCACCTTGCCATTGATCTTCTCCCGATGATGATGAAGGGGAAAAACAAGTTGATTCTGGAACTTGTCATACAAGTGTTTGTCCTGCTGTTTGCTGCCACGGTTATTTTGTGGGGAGGGATTGAACTTGTCGGCTTGACGCTGACCCTTCAACAAGTTTCTGCCGCGTTGCAAGTGAAGCTCGGCTACGTGTATCTCGTTCTGCCGGTCAGCGGCGCGTTGATGATCTTCTACTCCATATCGTTCATCGCGGAGAATATCGGCCAACTCCGGGGGGATGGGTGATATGGAATGGACTGAAGTTATTGTTCTCGTTGTCTCTTTTGCAACGTTGATGGTGTTGGGTGTGCCGATTTCATTCTGCATAGGCATTGCCACAATTGCCACGATGCTCATTACCATTCAGGCAGCCCCTTCGGTAACGACGGTGGCGCAACGGATGGCCACGGGTTTGGACAGCTTTGCTCTGCTCGCAATTCCGTTCTTCATTCTCTCCGGCCAGTTGATGAACAGAGGCGGCATAGCGCGGCGGTTGATTGATCTTGCGAAAGTTCTTGTTGGAATGTTGCCGGGTGGGTTGGCGTTCGTAAATATCCTCGCCTCAATGCTGTTTGGCTCGATCTCCGGCTCGGCTGTCGCGGCGGCGTCCGCAATCGGCGGCTTCATGACGCCGCTAATGGACAAGGAAGGGTACGACCGGGGCTACAGTGCAGCAGTGAACATCTCGTCAGCTACAACAGGGATGCTCATTCCGCCGAGCAACATTCTCATCGTGTATTCGCTGGCAAGCGGCGGCGTTTCGATTGCAGCCCTGTTTCTTGCGGGATATTTGCCGGGCATTCTGATGGGGCTCGCGATCATGATTGTTGCCGCTTCCATCGCGGTTGTCCGAAAGTATCCCGTCGGGTCGGCGTTTCGTCTCGGCGAATCCGTGAAACGTTTCTTCGATGCAATACCGAGTCTGCTCCTGATCATTATCGTAATGGGTGGAATCATTGCCGGATACTTCACGGCAACGGAGGCTTCGGCGGTGGCGGTCCTCTATACATTCATACTCTCCGTTCTGATTTATCGTGAGGTGAAGTTCAAGGAACTGCCGCAAGTCCTGCTTGATACAGCATTGACAACCGCGGTGGTAATGTTGCTGATCGGAACATCAATGGGCATGTCGTGGATTCTGGCCTATACGAACATCCCGCAAACAGTCAGCGCAGCGCTCATTGCACTGACGGAGAACAAGTTTCTGATTCTTCTGATCATCAACTTCATTCTGCTGTTTGTTGGCGCGTTCATGGATATGACGCCGGCCGTATTGATCTTCACGCCGATTTTTCTGCCGGTGGCAATCGGACTCGGCATCGACCCGATTCATTTCGGCATTATGATGGTGATGAATCTCTGTATCGGCTTGTGTACGCCGCCGGTGGGAAGTGTTCTTTTTGTCGGGTGCGGCATAGCCAATGTGAGTATCTCCCAAGTAATTCGTCCGCTGCTGCCGATGTTCCTGGCAATGATCGGCGCATTGATGTTTGTGACATACATTCCGGAGATTACAATGTTTCTTCCAAAGTTTTTCGGCTACTAAAAAAAACATCCATCAGGAAACGTATTTCATATGAATGAGTTGTCGGGACAGACCGTTGTTATTACCGGAGGAACCGGCGTGCTGGGCAAAGCGATGGTGTATGCGATTGCAGGCGCCGGAGCCAACATAGTGCTGCTCAGCCGTGATCACGCCCGCGCCGAAGCAGTGATTGTCGGACTGAAAACCGAACCGGCCCGCAGTGCGGCGTTCGCCGCCGACGTGATGAACAAACAAGAATTGCAGAAAGCCGCCGATGAAATTCTCGCACGCTTCGGGCGCATTGATTGCCTGATCAACGGCGCAGGAGGGAACAGCCCGAAAGCAACAACAGGACCCGACAAGTCTTTTTTTCAATTGGATGAAGAGGGGATTCGATTTGTTACGGATCTCAATTTGCTGGGCACAATTCTGCCGAGTCAAGTGTTTGGTGAAATCATGGCACGGCAGAAGCAGGGGACAATTCTCAACATTTCTTCAATGAGTGCCTTTAGTCCGCTTACGCGTGTTGCGGGATATTCGGCCGCGAAAGCCGCGGTAAGCAATTTCACACAATGGCTTGCGGTGCACATGGCGCAGGAATATTCTCCGGCAATTCGTGTAAACGCAGTTGCGCCGGGGTTCTTTCTCACAGAACAAAACAGGTTCCTTCTTACGGACAAGGAGACCGGAGTTTTGACTCCAAGGGGTCAGAAAATACTTGACCATACACCGATGGGAAAATTCGGCAAGCCGGAAGATCTTGTCGGCGCAGTGTTGTGGCTGCTTTCCCCTTCATCGTCTTTTGTAACGGGGATTGTCGTTCCCGTTGATGGCGGATTCTCGGCATATAGTGGTGTGTAATGGAAAAGGTGTACGGAACAGGATCAATGGAGCGGGCGCTTTTGCCTGACGAAGTGAAGCAGATTTGTACTGCAACGATCGAAGGGCTTCCGCTTGATGGCAAACGCGTGCTGGTGTTGATTCCCGACTACACTCGCCATGCGCCAATCAATACGTTCTTTACGATTCTGACCGACCTTCTCTATCGCCGGGTGAAAGCGATGGATTTCCTCGTTGCAACCGGCACGCATGCTCCGATGCCCATCGAGCGGATTTACGAGCTTGTGGGAATTACGGAAGCTGATCACCTGAACCGCTTCCGCAGTATCCACTTCTTCAACCACGAGCATGCAAACCCGGATGCGTTGACAACGTTGGGCTCGCTTCCTGCGCATGAAGTGTCGGCATTGACGAACGGCCTGTTCAGTCAGGAGTTGCATATCTCCGTCAATCGCAAAGCTGTCGAGTACGATCATATCATTATCGTCTCGCCTGTTGTGCCTCACGAAGCGATGGGGTTTGCCGGAGGAAACAAGTACTTCTTCCCCGGCATCGGCGGACTTGATGTGATTGAAACATTTCACTGGTTGGCCGCAGTGATTACCAACCCGGTTGTGAACGGAATGAAAGACACGCCAACACGCCGCGTCATCGATCGGGCGGTTGAATTTCTTCCGACACCCCGGACATGTCTAGCATTCGCCGTCAATAATCATCATGAGATTGCCTGTTTGTTCGGCGGAGAGCCGAAAGCGGCGTGGTCGAATGCGGCGGACTACTCCGCGCAGCTTCACATCACATACAAAGAGAGGCCGTACAAACGTATTCTCGGCATTACTCCTCCTATCTATGATGACATCTGGGTGGCGGGGAAAGCAATGTACAAACTTGAACCCGTTGCCGCAGACGGTGCCGAGTTGATCATCTACGGGCCGCACATCAAAGAAATTTCGTTCACTCACGGGAATGAAATCCGACGCATCGGGTATCACGTGCGGGACTATTTTACAGAACAATGGGATCGCTTCGCCCGTGAGCCGAAGTTGATTCTTGCACATTCGACAAATGTGAAGGGCATTGGCGGATTTGCCAACGGCGTTGAAGAACCGCGCATCAATGTTACGCTGGCGACATCCATTCCTGAAGAAGTCTGTAAAGAAGTCAATCTTGGATATCGCGACCCCCGGACCTTCAATCTCGACGAGTGGCGCAGAGATACCGATGATGATCTGCTCGTCGTCGAAGAAGCGGGGCAAGTTCTTCACAGACTTCGAAATTGAAAAGATTACTATGCAGCAGGGAGATATAATGATGAAGATGAGGATGTGTCTTATGATACTTGGTGGATTGTTTGTATTTGTTACTGCAGGATTAGCACAAACTCTCACGGTAACAGTTCAAAATCCATCACACTTTGAACGGAAAAGTGAGATAATTGCTATTTCTCTGGAACAAATTGCGGCGAAATTGCCTGCAACAGAATCCGAGAAGCTTGTTGTGAAGGAAAGTAAAGACGGCAAAGTTCTCGTCTCCCAGGTGTGTGAAGACGAGTTACTC
This sequence is a window from Bacteroidota bacterium. Protein-coding genes within it:
- the kduI gene encoding 5-dehydro-4-deoxy-D-glucuronate isomerase encodes the protein MEIRHLPNQDAYQRMTTEELRRSFVADQLFASGTITTIYTDADRAIIGGTVPTVQPVQLLATKKELAAEYFTERREIGVVNIGGEGVVRIDDTRHTLMLKDMLYIGRGIKQIEFSSVNAKEPAAFFFISFPAHAAYPTTMIRAASAEKVNLGSPEQANKRTIAKYIHPGGAKSCQLVMGLTDLEPGSVWNTMPPHTHLRRMEVYLYFGLDPDSLVVHLMGQPDHSRSVILRNRQAVISPVWSIHCGAGTRNYSFIWAMGGENQEFTDMDPVGMRELL
- a CDS encoding TRAP transporter substrate-binding protein, with protein sequence MTNALTRVGIVVLSFICFASCREADDVQVLKLAHGLDRTHPVHVSMEYMAKLVSERSSGKMKIDIYPSGQLGTERECIELVQIGSLAMTKVSSSVMEGFAPAFKVYSLPYLFRDEEHRFMVLDGEIGQRLLTETERFRVRGLVYLDAGSRSFYMKDKPIMTPDDLGGKKIRVQESTTSIRMIQALGGSATPIAWGELYTALQQGVVDGAENNPPSFYLSRHYEVCKYYSLNEHTAVPDVIIISTVVWNSLAKEEQELLQKAAHDAEELQKKIWKEASDDALQKVKEAGVQVSYPDRSVFADKVAPMYEQYKSDPQVYELLQQIKNLK
- a CDS encoding TRAP transporter small permease — encoded protein: MKLSLLRSKVDKIVEWSLIVIVAVMTLNVLWQVFTRFVLQTPSSYTEELARYLLVWLGLLGGAYAVGRKAHLAIDLLPMMMKGKNKLILELVIQVFVLLFAATVILWGGIELVGLTLTLQQVSAALQVKLGYVYLVLPVSGALMIFYSISFIAENIGQLRGDG
- a CDS encoding TRAP transporter large permease gives rise to the protein MEWTEVIVLVVSFATLMVLGVPISFCIGIATIATMLITIQAAPSVTTVAQRMATGLDSFALLAIPFFILSGQLMNRGGIARRLIDLAKVLVGMLPGGLAFVNILASMLFGSISGSAVAAASAIGGFMTPLMDKEGYDRGYSAAVNISSATTGMLIPPSNILIVYSLASGGVSIAALFLAGYLPGILMGLAIMIVAASIAVVRKYPVGSAFRLGESVKRFFDAIPSLLLIIIVMGGIIAGYFTATEASAVAVLYTFILSVLIYREVKFKELPQVLLDTALTTAVVMLLIGTSMGMSWILAYTNIPQTVSAALIALTENKFLILLIINFILLFVGAFMDMTPAVLIFTPIFLPVAIGLGIDPIHFGIMMVMNLCIGLCTPPVGSVLFVGCGIANVSISQVIRPLLPMFLAMIGALMFVTYIPEITMFLPKFFGY
- a CDS encoding SDR family oxidoreductase; amino-acid sequence: MNELSGQTVVITGGTGVLGKAMVYAIAGAGANIVLLSRDHARAEAVIVGLKTEPARSAAFAADVMNKQELQKAADEILARFGRIDCLINGAGGNSPKATTGPDKSFFQLDEEGIRFVTDLNLLGTILPSQVFGEIMARQKQGTILNISSMSAFSPLTRVAGYSAAKAAVSNFTQWLAVHMAQEYSPAIRVNAVAPGFFLTEQNRFLLTDKETGVLTPRGQKILDHTPMGKFGKPEDLVGAVLWLLSPSSSFVTGIVVPVDGGFSAYSGV
- a CDS encoding DUF2088 domain-containing protein, translated to MEKVYGTGSMERALLPDEVKQICTATIEGLPLDGKRVLVLIPDYTRHAPINTFFTILTDLLYRRVKAMDFLVATGTHAPMPIERIYELVGITEADHLNRFRSIHFFNHEHANPDALTTLGSLPAHEVSALTNGLFSQELHISVNRKAVEYDHIIIVSPVVPHEAMGFAGGNKYFFPGIGGLDVIETFHWLAAVITNPVVNGMKDTPTRRVIDRAVEFLPTPRTCLAFAVNNHHEIACLFGGEPKAAWSNAADYSAQLHITYKERPYKRILGITPPIYDDIWVAGKAMYKLEPVAADGAELIIYGPHIKEISFTHGNEIRRIGYHVRDYFTEQWDRFAREPKLILAHSTNVKGIGGFANGVEEPRINVTLATSIPEEVCKEVNLGYRDPRTFNLDEWRRDTDDDLLVVEEAGQVLHRLRN